The following coding sequences lie in one Saccharopolyspora hordei genomic window:
- a CDS encoding DUF3159 domain-containing protein codes for MSERDAAAAGLPAQDAAEKQADSGEPRAAVSETTLLEQMGGVSGLAYSAVPIVVFVLVSSFVSLMVAIWSAIGVAVAIAVFRLVRKEPVQPAISGVIGVAVCSFIAYRSGDAKGFFLLGIWTSLVYGGAFLVSVLARWPLVGVAWSALNGLGFAWRKQRRALRGYDLATLAWTAVFAAKYVVQQWLYDSDQTGWLAFARIAMGYPLTGLALIVTVWAIRRAAKVAEEEKAAAAEDAPAARSTPSTS; via the coding sequence ATGAGCGAACGCGACGCAGCGGCTGCCGGGCTGCCCGCCCAGGACGCGGCCGAGAAGCAGGCGGACAGCGGCGAGCCGCGCGCCGCCGTGTCCGAGACCACTCTGCTGGAGCAGATGGGCGGGGTCAGCGGCCTGGCCTACTCCGCGGTGCCCATCGTGGTCTTCGTCCTGGTCAGCTCCTTCGTGAGCCTGATGGTGGCGATCTGGTCGGCGATCGGCGTGGCGGTGGCCATCGCGGTCTTCCGGCTGGTGCGCAAGGAGCCGGTCCAGCCGGCGATCTCGGGCGTGATCGGGGTGGCGGTGTGCTCGTTCATCGCCTACCGCTCCGGTGACGCCAAGGGCTTCTTCCTGCTGGGCATCTGGACGAGCCTGGTCTACGGCGGCGCGTTCCTGGTGTCGGTGCTGGCGCGCTGGCCGCTGGTGGGTGTGGCCTGGTCGGCGCTGAACGGGCTCGGCTTCGCCTGGCGCAAGCAGCGGCGCGCGCTGCGCGGCTACGACCTGGCCACCCTGGCGTGGACGGCGGTGTTCGCCGCGAAGTACGTGGTGCAGCAGTGGCTCTACGACTCCGACCAGACCGGCTGGCTGGCGTTCGCCCGGATCGCGATGGGCTACCCGCTGACCGGCCTGGCGCTCATCGTGACGGTGTGGGCGATCCGGCGCGCGGCGAAGGTCGCGGAGGAGGAGAAGGCCGCCGCGGCGGAGGACGCGCCGGCAGCGCGCTCCACCCCCTCGACCAGCTGA
- a CDS encoding NAD-binding protein, protein MHVVIMGCGRVGASLAAALQRLGHTVAVVDKNPQAFHRLGKEFRGQQITGNGFDRDILVEAGIEHATAFAAVSNGDNSNIVSARVARETFGVEHVVARIYDPKRAEVYQRLGIPTVATVPWTTDRFLRMLLPEGVATAWREPSGTVAVLQLPLHEGWVGHRVSELESATGARVAFIMRFGNGVLPDASTVIQADDAVYVAALSGTVTDVTAAARRTPEESD, encoded by the coding sequence GTGCACGTGGTGATCATGGGCTGCGGCCGGGTCGGTGCGTCCCTGGCCGCCGCCCTGCAACGGCTCGGTCACACGGTGGCCGTGGTCGACAAGAACCCCCAGGCGTTCCACCGCCTGGGCAAGGAGTTCCGCGGGCAGCAGATCACCGGCAACGGCTTCGACCGGGACATCCTCGTCGAAGCGGGCATCGAGCACGCGACGGCGTTCGCGGCCGTGTCCAACGGCGACAACTCCAACATCGTCTCGGCGCGGGTGGCCCGCGAGACGTTCGGCGTGGAGCACGTGGTCGCCCGCATCTACGACCCGAAGCGCGCCGAGGTCTACCAGCGGCTCGGCATCCCCACGGTGGCCACCGTGCCGTGGACCACCGACCGGTTCCTGCGGATGCTGCTGCCCGAGGGGGTGGCCACCGCGTGGCGGGAACCGTCCGGCACCGTCGCGGTCCTGCAGCTGCCGCTGCACGAGGGCTGGGTCGGCCACCGGGTCTCGGAGCTGGAGTCGGCCACCGGCGCGCGGGTGGCGTTCATCATGCGGTTCGGCAACGGCGTGCTGCCGGACGCGAGCACGGTCATCCAAGCTGACGACGCGGTCTACGTGGCGGCCCTGTCGGGCACCGTCACCGACGTCACGGCGGCTGCCCGCCGCACACCCGAGGAGAGCGACTGA
- a CDS encoding potassium channel family protein, producing the protein MRIAIAGAGAVGQSIARELLEGDHEVLLIERSVQSYHPRNIPGAEWMLADACELSSLEEAGLESCDVVIAATGDDKVNLVVSLLSKTEFAVRRVVARVNDPLNEWLFTEAWGVDVAVSTPRMLAAMVEEAVNVGDLVRLMTLRQGQANLVEVTLPESTPLAGRRVRDLKLPADAALVSILRGGRVIVPQADDPLEVGDELLFVATTDVEQQIREVLHGEAS; encoded by the coding sequence ATGCGCATCGCGATCGCGGGGGCCGGCGCGGTCGGCCAGTCCATCGCGCGGGAGCTGCTCGAGGGCGACCACGAGGTCCTGCTCATCGAGCGCAGCGTGCAGAGCTACCACCCGCGCAACATCCCCGGCGCCGAGTGGATGCTGGCCGACGCCTGCGAGCTGTCCTCGCTGGAGGAGGCAGGGCTGGAGTCCTGCGACGTGGTCATCGCGGCCACCGGCGACGACAAGGTGAACCTGGTGGTCTCGCTGCTGTCGAAGACCGAGTTCGCGGTGCGCCGGGTCGTGGCCCGGGTCAACGACCCGCTCAACGAGTGGCTGTTCACCGAGGCGTGGGGCGTCGACGTCGCGGTGTCCACGCCCCGGATGCTGGCCGCGATGGTCGAGGAGGCGGTCAACGTCGGCGACCTGGTGCGGCTGATGACGCTGCGCCAGGGGCAGGCGAACCTGGTCGAGGTGACGCTGCCCGAGAGCACGCCACTGGCCGGCCGGCGGGTCCGCGACCTGAAGCTGCCCGCGGACGCGGCGCTGGTGAGCATCCTGCGCGGGGGCCGGGTCATCGTGCCGCAGGCCGACGACCCGCTGGAGGTCGGCGACGAGCTCCTCTTCGTGGCCACCACGGACGTCGAGCAGCAGATCCGCGAGGTCCTCCACGGCGAGGCGTCCTGA
- a CDS encoding DUF3710 domain-containing protein, producing the protein MFRWGRGKRAAEDVVEELEEPVEAADVPERGPFDESEAPEDGVERLDLGSVRLPVPEGGQLQVEVDPAGPVRAVHLVTPVGRLTVSAYAAPRSTGLWHEVSAELAEQLRKDGARVHTEEGDWGTELVADSPKAALRFVGVDGPRWLLRGVAAGPAETAQDCAKLLYAVIDETIVVRGSDPMPVRTPLPIQLPEAIVRHIQQAQQQQAQQAQQQAQQGNGRAR; encoded by the coding sequence ATGTTCCGATGGGGCCGCGGCAAGCGTGCCGCCGAAGACGTGGTCGAGGAGCTCGAGGAGCCGGTGGAGGCCGCGGACGTCCCGGAGCGCGGGCCGTTCGACGAGAGCGAGGCGCCGGAGGACGGCGTCGAGCGCCTCGACCTGGGGTCGGTGCGGCTGCCGGTGCCCGAAGGCGGCCAGCTCCAGGTCGAGGTCGACCCGGCGGGCCCGGTGCGCGCCGTGCACCTGGTCACCCCGGTCGGTCGGCTCACCGTGAGCGCGTACGCCGCGCCGCGCAGCACCGGTCTGTGGCACGAGGTCAGCGCGGAGCTCGCCGAGCAGCTGCGCAAGGACGGCGCGCGGGTGCACACCGAGGAGGGCGACTGGGGCACCGAGCTGGTGGCCGACTCGCCGAAGGCCGCGCTGCGCTTCGTCGGCGTGGACGGCCCGCGCTGGCTGCTGCGCGGCGTCGCGGCGGGACCGGCGGAGACCGCCCAGGACTGCGCGAAGCTGCTCTACGCGGTGATCGACGAGACGATCGTGGTGCGCGGCAGCGACCCGATGCCGGTGCGCACCCCGCTGCCGATCCAGCTGCCGGAGGCCATCGTGCGCCACATCCAGCAGGCGCAGCAGCAGCAAGCGCAGCAGGCCCAGCAGCAGGCGCAGCAGGGCAACGGCCGGGCGCGGTGA
- a CDS encoding OB-fold nucleic acid binding domain-containing protein has protein sequence MSKSEGGYWRRLVRRLTSDVAELDADDLSERSQAGGAQPASDCQCGQEAVVLGRVRSVGLCPKASAPTLEAELYDGTEDVTLVWLGRRRIAGIEPGRIIKARGRIAVRDGRKVLYNPYYELQNTA, from the coding sequence ATGAGCAAGAGCGAGGGCGGCTACTGGCGTCGCCTCGTACGGCGCTTGACCAGTGACGTCGCCGAGCTGGACGCCGACGACCTGTCGGAGCGGTCGCAAGCCGGGGGAGCGCAGCCGGCCAGCGACTGCCAGTGCGGTCAGGAAGCGGTGGTCCTCGGACGGGTCCGCAGCGTGGGGCTGTGCCCCAAGGCGTCCGCGCCGACGCTGGAAGCCGAGCTCTACGACGGCACCGAGGACGTCACCCTGGTGTGGCTGGGGCGTCGCCGGATCGCGGGCATCGAACCGGGGCGCATCATCAAGGCCCGGGGTCGGATCGCGGTCCGCGACGGGCGCAAGGTGCTGTACAACCCCTACTACGAGTTGCAGAACACCGCATGA
- a CDS encoding DUF3093 family protein, which produces MSESVEAASTTGGTTGQANSTGEPVYRERLYAAWWSWPLPLIAAVLMAAQVHMGYPGVRAWLPYVVLVPLAIAVPLWLGRTKIEVTGGELWVGDAHLPLRFIDEVEVITPQEQRRALGPDLDPAAFLVHRASIRTSVRIWLCDENDPTPYWVVSTRHPEELITALGKG; this is translated from the coding sequence GTGTCGGAAAGCGTGGAAGCGGCCAGCACGACCGGAGGAACGACCGGTCAGGCGAACTCGACGGGGGAGCCGGTCTACCGGGAGCGGCTGTACGCGGCCTGGTGGTCGTGGCCCCTGCCGCTGATCGCCGCCGTGCTGATGGCCGCACAGGTTCACATGGGCTACCCGGGCGTCCGGGCGTGGCTGCCCTACGTGGTGCTGGTGCCGCTGGCGATCGCCGTCCCGCTGTGGCTGGGGCGCACCAAGATCGAGGTCACCGGCGGCGAGCTGTGGGTGGGTGACGCGCACCTGCCGCTGCGCTTCATCGACGAGGTCGAGGTCATCACGCCGCAGGAGCAGCGCCGCGCGCTGGGGCCGGACCTGGACCCGGCCGCGTTCCTGGTGCACCGCGCGTCGATCCGGACCTCGGTGCGGATCTGGCTGTGCGACGAGAACGACCCGACGCCGTACTGGGTGGTCAGCACCCGGCACCCCGAGGAGCTCATCACGGCGCTGGGCAAGGGCTGA
- a CDS encoding amino acid permease: protein MSKLATAVKRLIVGRPFRSDRIAHTLLPKRIALPVFSSDAMSSVAYAPEEILLVLSAAGLSAYAMSPWIGLLVAVVMIAVVASYRQNVRAYTSGGGDYEVAGVNHGRRWGLVVASALLVDYILTVAVSISSAAANIGSLVPFVAQHKVLFAVGAIALLTALNLRGVRESGALFAVPTYAFVVGVLGMIGWGLFQDFALGRDLRAESADFELVPDETQVAGIAFAFVVLRSFSSGSAALTGVEAISNGVPAFRKPKSRNAATTLALMGTISVAMFLGLLWLADVTDVVIAEDPAHQLIGAPEGYHQKTLVAQLAGAVFAGFPPGVWYLLVCTGLILVLAANTAFNGFPVLGSILAQDRYLPRQLHTRGDRLAFSNGILFLAFGAIVLVLAFDAEVTRLIQLYIVGVFVSFVLSQSGMIRHWNRQLRTETDPRARQRMRRAQSINAFGLVMTSSVLVIVLITKFTHGAWIAIAVMAAIYVLMTAIHGHYDRVAAELERQEADTVLPSRNHALVLVSKLHLPTMRAVAYARATRPDVLEAVTVNVDDGDTRKLTAQWEDENLPVPLKVLESPYREITRPVLEYVKRIRRDSPRDVVTVFIPEYVVGHWWEQLLHNQSALRLKSRLLFQPGVMVTSVPWQLESSDRIRQKKKQQLTSMPGATRRGLGTNGKGSGDRKTGLDR, encoded by the coding sequence GTGTCCAAGCTCGCCACCGCGGTGAAACGGTTGATCGTCGGTCGGCCGTTCCGCAGCGACCGCATCGCGCACACCCTGCTGCCCAAGCGCATCGCGCTGCCGGTGTTCTCCTCCGACGCCATGTCCAGCGTCGCCTACGCCCCGGAAGAGATCCTGCTGGTGCTCTCGGCGGCGGGTCTCTCGGCGTACGCGATGAGCCCGTGGATCGGGCTGCTGGTCGCCGTGGTGATGATCGCCGTGGTGGCCTCGTACCGGCAGAACGTGCGCGCCTACACCTCCGGCGGCGGCGACTACGAGGTCGCCGGCGTCAACCACGGGCGCCGGTGGGGGCTGGTGGTGGCCAGCGCGCTGCTGGTCGACTACATCCTCACCGTCGCGGTCTCGATCTCCTCGGCGGCAGCCAACATCGGCTCCCTGGTCCCGTTCGTGGCCCAGCACAAGGTGCTGTTCGCGGTGGGCGCGATCGCGCTGCTGACCGCGCTGAACCTGCGCGGGGTCCGGGAGTCCGGCGCGCTCTTCGCGGTCCCGACCTACGCCTTCGTCGTCGGCGTGCTCGGCATGATCGGCTGGGGCCTGTTCCAGGACTTCGCGCTCGGCCGGGACCTGCGGGCGGAGAGCGCCGACTTCGAGCTGGTGCCGGACGAGACCCAGGTGGCCGGGATCGCGTTCGCCTTCGTGGTGCTGCGGTCCTTCTCCTCCGGCAGCGCGGCGCTGACCGGGGTGGAGGCGATCAGCAACGGCGTCCCCGCGTTCCGCAAGCCGAAGTCGCGCAACGCCGCCACCACCCTGGCGCTGATGGGCACCATCAGCGTGGCCATGTTCCTGGGGCTGCTGTGGCTGGCCGACGTCACCGACGTCGTCATCGCCGAGGACCCGGCGCACCAGCTCATCGGCGCCCCGGAGGGCTACCACCAGAAGACCCTGGTCGCGCAGCTGGCCGGCGCGGTCTTCGCCGGCTTCCCGCCGGGCGTGTGGTACCTGCTGGTGTGCACCGGCCTGATCCTGGTGCTGGCGGCCAACACCGCGTTCAACGGCTTCCCGGTGCTCGGGTCGATCCTGGCGCAGGACCGGTACCTGCCGCGGCAGCTGCACACCCGCGGCGACCGGCTGGCGTTCTCCAACGGCATCCTGTTCCTGGCCTTCGGCGCGATCGTCCTGGTGCTCGCCTTCGACGCCGAGGTCACCCGGCTGATCCAGCTCTACATCGTCGGGGTGTTCGTGTCGTTCGTGCTCAGCCAGAGCGGCATGATCCGGCACTGGAACCGGCAGCTGCGCACCGAGACCGACCCGCGGGCCCGGCAGCGGATGCGGCGGGCGCAGTCCATCAACGCCTTCGGCCTGGTGATGACCTCCAGCGTGCTGGTCATCGTGCTGATCACCAAGTTCACCCACGGTGCCTGGATCGCCATCGCCGTGATGGCCGCGATCTACGTGCTCATGACCGCCATCCACGGGCACTACGACCGGGTGGCCGCGGAGCTGGAGCGGCAGGAGGCCGACACGGTGCTGCCGTCCCGCAACCACGCGCTGGTGCTGGTCTCCAAGCTGCACCTGCCGACGATGCGGGCCGTCGCCTACGCCCGCGCCACCCGGCCCGACGTGCTGGAGGCGGTCACGGTGAACGTCGACGACGGGGACACCCGGAAGCTGACCGCGCAGTGGGAGGACGAGAACCTGCCGGTGCCGCTGAAGGTGCTGGAGTCTCCCTACCGGGAGATCACCCGGCCGGTGCTGGAGTACGTCAAGCGGATCCGCCGGGACAGCCCCCGCGACGTCGTCACCGTGTTCATCCCGGAGTATGTGGTGGGGCACTGGTGGGAGCAGCTGCTGCACAACCAGAGCGCGCTGCGGCTGAAGAGCCGTCTGCTGTTCCAGCCGGGCGTGATGGTCACCAGCGTGCCGTGGCAGTTGGAGTCCTCCGACCGCATCCGCCAGAAGAAGAAGCAGCAGCTGACCTCCATGCCCGGCGCGACGCGGCGCGGCCTGGGGACCAACGGGAAGGGAAGCGGTGACCGGAAGACCGGACTGGACCGGTAG
- the dxs gene encoding 1-deoxy-D-xylulose-5-phosphate synthase encodes MTLLGSVRSPADVRRLKHAELAQLADEIRRFLIEKVSRTGGHLGPNLGAVELTLAVHRVFDSPRDSIVFDTGHQAYVHKIITGRQDGFDRLRKRNGLSGYPSRAESEHDHVENSHASTALSYADGMARAFQLRGEKRHAVAIVGDGALTGGMCWEALNNIAADQERPVVIVVNDNGRSYAPTIGGLAEHLAALRLNPSYEKALESGRRTLRNLPVVGRSLYTGLHAAKSGIKDAIAPQVMFSDLGIKYLGPVDGHDLRAMEHALQMAKSFGGPVIVHAVTRKGNGFAPAENDQAELMHQVKVIDPETGVPTKPAPKSWTDVYADELVKIGAERPDVVAITAAMLGPTGLRKFGEAYPDRCFDVGIAEQHGMTSAAGLAMGGLHPVFAVYSTFLNRAFDQLLMDVALHKQPVTVTLDRSGITGDDGASHNGMWDLSILGVVPGIRVAAPRDAVTLREELREAVAVDDGPTVVRFSKGSVIEEVPAVERVGGVDVLRRGQGDVLLVAVGAFGRLAVSAAERLAEQGVDVTVVDPRWVLPVPEQVVELAARHRLVVTLEDCGRHGGFGWALAAALRDAELDVPLRDLAVPNEFLDHASRDEVLADLGLTEEDIADRITGWLAKFGGPRVPLRVAADPERPAANG; translated from the coding sequence GTGACGCTGCTGGGGTCCGTGCGCAGTCCCGCCGACGTCAGGCGTCTGAAGCACGCTGAGCTGGCGCAACTGGCTGACGAGATCAGGCGGTTCCTGATCGAGAAGGTCTCGCGCACCGGTGGCCACCTGGGGCCGAACCTGGGAGCGGTGGAGCTGACCCTGGCCGTGCACCGGGTGTTCGACTCACCGCGCGACTCGATCGTGTTCGACACCGGCCACCAGGCCTACGTGCACAAGATCATCACTGGTCGGCAGGACGGCTTCGACCGGCTGCGCAAGCGGAACGGCCTCTCCGGCTACCCGTCGCGCGCCGAGAGCGAGCACGACCACGTGGAGAACAGCCACGCCTCGACCGCGCTGTCCTACGCCGACGGCATGGCGCGCGCGTTCCAGCTGCGTGGCGAGAAGCGGCACGCGGTGGCGATCGTCGGCGACGGCGCGCTCACCGGCGGGATGTGCTGGGAGGCGCTGAACAACATCGCCGCCGACCAGGAGCGCCCGGTGGTGATCGTGGTCAACGACAACGGCCGGTCCTACGCGCCGACCATCGGCGGCCTGGCCGAGCACCTCGCGGCGCTGCGGCTGAACCCCAGCTACGAGAAGGCCCTGGAGAGCGGTCGCCGCACGCTGCGCAACCTGCCGGTGGTGGGACGCTCGCTCTACACCGGTCTGCACGCCGCCAAGAGCGGCATCAAGGACGCCATCGCGCCCCAGGTGATGTTCTCCGACCTGGGCATCAAGTACCTCGGCCCGGTGGACGGCCACGACCTGCGCGCGATGGAGCACGCGCTGCAGATGGCCAAGTCCTTCGGCGGGCCGGTGATCGTGCACGCGGTGACCCGCAAGGGCAACGGCTTCGCCCCGGCCGAGAACGACCAGGCCGAGCTGATGCACCAGGTCAAGGTCATCGACCCGGAGACCGGCGTGCCGACCAAGCCGGCCCCGAAGAGCTGGACCGACGTCTACGCCGACGAGCTGGTCAAGATCGGCGCGGAGCGGCCCGACGTGGTCGCCATCACCGCCGCGATGCTCGGGCCCACCGGCCTGCGCAAGTTCGGCGAGGCCTACCCGGACCGCTGCTTCGACGTCGGCATCGCCGAGCAACACGGCATGACCTCGGCGGCCGGGCTGGCGATGGGCGGGCTGCACCCGGTGTTCGCGGTGTACTCGACGTTCCTCAACCGCGCGTTCGACCAGCTGCTCATGGACGTCGCGCTGCACAAGCAGCCGGTCACGGTGACCCTGGACCGCTCCGGCATCACCGGCGACGACGGGGCCAGCCACAACGGCATGTGGGACCTGTCGATCCTGGGCGTGGTCCCGGGCATCCGGGTCGCCGCGCCGCGGGACGCGGTGACGCTGCGCGAGGAGCTGCGCGAGGCGGTCGCCGTCGACGACGGCCCGACCGTGGTGCGCTTCTCCAAGGGCTCGGTGATCGAGGAGGTGCCCGCGGTCGAGCGCGTCGGCGGCGTGGACGTGCTGCGGCGCGGCCAGGGCGACGTGCTGCTGGTCGCGGTGGGCGCGTTCGGCCGGCTGGCGGTGTCGGCGGCCGAGCGGCTCGCCGAGCAGGGCGTCGACGTCACCGTGGTGGACCCGCGCTGGGTGCTGCCGGTCCCGGAGCAGGTGGTCGAGCTGGCCGCCCGGCACCGGCTGGTGGTCACCCTGGAGGACTGCGGCCGGCACGGCGGTTTCGGCTGGGCGCTGGCCGCCGCGCTGCGCGACGCCGAGCTGGACGTGCCGCTGCGCGACCTGGCGGTGCCGAACGAGTTCCTGGACCACGCCTCGCGCGACGAGGTGCTGGCCGACCTCGGTCTCACCGAGGAGGACATCGCCGACCGCATCACCGGCTGGCTGGCCAAGTTCGGCGGGCCCCGCGTGCCGCTGCGCGTCGCCGCGGACCCCGAGCGCCCCGCCGCCAACGGCTGA
- the dut gene encoding dUTP diphosphatase has translation MSNVKVLLTRLDPDVPLPSYARPGDAGADLVTTRDLVLEPGERAVVGTGIALALPEGYAGFVHPRSGLAAKAGLSVVNAPGTVDSGYRGEIKVCLINHDRENSLSLRRGDRIAQLVVQKVEHAVFQEVDELPASQRGAGGYGSTGGHEVLAVSGAETGHRTEG, from the coding sequence GTGTCGAACGTGAAGGTCCTGCTGACCCGACTTGACCCGGACGTCCCGCTGCCGTCCTACGCCCGGCCCGGCGACGCCGGCGCGGACCTGGTGACCACCCGCGACCTGGTGCTCGAGCCCGGTGAGCGCGCTGTGGTGGGCACCGGCATCGCGCTGGCGCTGCCCGAGGGCTACGCGGGCTTCGTGCACCCGCGCTCCGGGCTCGCCGCGAAGGCGGGGTTGAGCGTCGTCAACGCGCCCGGCACGGTCGATTCGGGGTACCGGGGTGAGATCAAGGTGTGTCTGATCAATCATGATCGGGAGAACTCGTTGTCGCTGCGGCGCGGCGACCGGATCGCCCAGCTCGTCGTGCAGAAGGTTGAGCACGCGGTGTTCCAGGAGGTCGACGAGCTGCCCGCGTCGCAGCGGGGCGCCGGGGGCTACGGGTCCACCGGCGGGCACGAGGTGCTGGCGGTCTCGGGAGCCGAGACCGGTCACAGGACGGAGGGCTGA
- a CDS encoding DUF4193 domain-containing protein, translating into MATDYDAPRRESDDLAEDSLEELKARRNDAQSGVVDEDEGAIAENFELPGADLSGEEMTVKVLPKQADEFTCASCFLVHHRSRLAEDKNGQLICRDCAA; encoded by the coding sequence ATGGCGACCGACTACGACGCTCCGCGCCGCGAGTCCGACGACCTGGCTGAGGACTCGCTGGAGGAGCTGAAGGCGCGACGCAACGATGCGCAATCGGGCGTCGTCGACGAGGACGAAGGGGCGATCGCGGAGAACTTCGAACTCCCGGGCGCGGACCTCTCCGGCGAGGAGATGACCGTCAAGGTCCTCCCGAAGCAGGCAGACGAGTTCACGTGCGCGAGCTGCTTCCTCGTCCACCACCGCAGCCGGCTGGCCGAAGACAAGAACGGTCAGCTGATCTGCCGTGACTGCGCTGCCTGA
- a CDS encoding TRAM domain-containing protein — protein sequence MTGRPDWTGRRLEVEVGPVAHGGHCVARHEGRVVFVRHALPGEVVVAEVTEDAGGGFCRADAVEVRTPAAGRVSPPCPLADMARGRDRCGGCDWQHASAETQRELKAAVVAEQLQRIAGIDWPVRVRELPGGLLRWRTRARLAVDRRGRAGFRAHRSHRVIPVADCPITAADAMAEVTDRRWRPGAELTVVEDARGEVHVTAVDHKPQRRRGRPVARAVRGGAVARESAGGRAFDVSVQGFWQVHAAAPDVFSETVARMAAVPAGGVAWDLYGGVGLFAAVLAEQAGPSGSVLLVESSARAVEDAVANLRDLPQVSFRAGTVERVTEDEDLPVPDVVVLDPPRKGAGRAVVEAVTSRRPSRVVHVACDPAALARDVGLYAERGYRLRELEAFDAFPMTHHVECIALLEATGE from the coding sequence GTGACCGGAAGACCGGACTGGACCGGTAGGCGGCTCGAGGTCGAGGTGGGGCCCGTCGCGCACGGCGGGCACTGCGTGGCCCGGCACGAGGGACGGGTGGTGTTCGTCCGGCACGCGCTGCCCGGCGAGGTCGTGGTCGCGGAGGTCACCGAGGACGCCGGTGGCGGGTTCTGCCGCGCGGACGCGGTGGAGGTGCGGACCCCGGCGGCGGGGCGGGTGAGCCCGCCGTGCCCGCTGGCCGACATGGCGCGGGGCCGCGACCGGTGCGGCGGGTGCGACTGGCAGCACGCCTCGGCGGAGACCCAGCGCGAGCTCAAGGCGGCGGTGGTGGCCGAGCAGCTGCAGCGGATCGCGGGGATCGACTGGCCGGTGCGGGTGCGCGAGCTGCCCGGCGGCCTGCTGCGCTGGCGCACGCGCGCCCGGCTGGCGGTGGACCGCCGCGGCCGGGCCGGGTTCCGCGCGCACCGCAGCCACCGGGTCATCCCGGTGGCGGACTGCCCGATCACCGCGGCGGACGCGATGGCGGAGGTCACCGACCGCCGCTGGCGGCCGGGCGCGGAGCTGACCGTGGTCGAGGACGCGCGCGGCGAGGTGCACGTGACCGCGGTGGACCACAAGCCGCAGCGGCGACGCGGGCGCCCGGTGGCCCGGGCCGTCCGCGGGGGTGCCGTGGCGCGCGAGTCCGCCGGGGGTCGCGCGTTCGACGTGTCGGTGCAGGGCTTCTGGCAGGTGCACGCGGCCGCGCCGGACGTGTTCAGCGAGACCGTCGCCCGGATGGCCGCCGTGCCCGCCGGGGGCGTGGCGTGGGACCTCTACGGCGGGGTCGGGCTGTTCGCGGCGGTGCTCGCCGAGCAGGCCGGGCCGAGCGGCTCGGTGCTGCTGGTGGAGTCCTCCGCGCGGGCCGTGGAGGACGCGGTGGCGAACCTGCGGGACCTGCCGCAGGTGTCGTTCCGGGCGGGCACGGTGGAGCGCGTGACCGAGGACGAGGACCTCCCGGTGCCGGACGTCGTGGTGCTGGACCCGCCGCGCAAGGGCGCCGGGCGGGCCGTGGTGGAGGCGGTGACCTCGCGCCGACCGTCGCGGGTCGTGCACGTGGCCTGCGACCCGGCAGCGCTGGCGCGCGACGTCGGTCTGTACGCCGAGCGCGGCTACCGGTTGCGGGAGCTGGAGGCCTTCGACGCCTTCCCGATGACCCACCACGTCGAGTGCATCGCGCTGCTGGAGGCCACGGGCGAGTAG
- the cei gene encoding envelope integrity protein Cei, with amino-acid sequence MAAVGTRGGRRAGYRRRRPLPALLVLACLVFLAGLLWTRVFDSVQDIEAATTCNPPSPPTAPPEEDAPEQVALGTMLPRDALDSTNPIPPQDVQVRVLNGNGESRQASLVSDELATLGFAKGGADNDPVYVNYDLKCHGQIRFGGAGVSAARTLSLIAPCAQLVRDERPDASVDLVLGSKFDDIKTTAEAKQVLQQLESWVPQRDQQGGANQEVTPPKISKDLLTKAREVHC; translated from the coding sequence GTGGCAGCCGTTGGGACACGAGGGGGGCGTCGAGCCGGGTACCGGCGCCGTCGACCGCTGCCCGCTCTGCTGGTGCTGGCCTGCCTCGTGTTCCTGGCCGGCCTGCTGTGGACCCGGGTCTTCGACTCCGTGCAGGACATCGAGGCCGCCACCACCTGCAACCCGCCGTCCCCGCCCACCGCGCCACCGGAGGAGGACGCGCCCGAGCAGGTGGCGTTGGGCACGATGCTGCCGCGCGACGCGCTGGACTCGACCAACCCGATCCCGCCGCAGGACGTGCAGGTGCGGGTGCTCAACGGCAACGGGGAGAGCCGGCAGGCCTCGCTGGTCAGCGACGAGCTGGCCACCCTCGGCTTCGCCAAGGGCGGCGCGGACAACGACCCGGTCTACGTCAACTACGACCTGAAGTGCCACGGCCAGATCCGCTTCGGCGGCGCCGGGGTGAGCGCGGCCCGCACGCTGAGCCTCATCGCGCCGTGCGCGCAGCTGGTCCGCGACGAGCGGCCGGACGCCTCGGTCGACCTGGTCCTGGGCAGCAAGTTCGACGACATCAAGACCACCGCGGAGGCCAAGCAGGTCCTCCAGCAGCTGGAGAGCTGGGTGCCGCAGCGCGACCAGCAGGGCGGCGCGAACCAGGAGGTCACGCCCCCGAAGATCAGCAAGGACCTGCTGACCAAGGCCCGCGAGGTGCACTGCTGA